In Dysgonomonadaceae bacterium zrk40, one genomic interval encodes:
- a CDS encoding BlaI/MecI/CopY family transcriptional regulator, with protein sequence MKELTAKEEEVMRYFWDKGRLFVKQLLELYPDPKPHFNTLSTYVRSLEEKGFLSHESFGTTYRYFKVISEDEYRNGTLKNVVKKYFGNSYLSVVSSLIKEQDLTVTEVRELLDEVEKLHNKQ encoded by the coding sequence ATGAAAGAATTGACAGCAAAAGAGGAAGAGGTGATGCGTTATTTTTGGGACAAGGGGAGGTTGTTTGTGAAACAGCTCCTGGAGTTGTATCCCGATCCAAAACCACATTTCAACACACTATCCACCTACGTGCGTTCACTCGAGGAGAAGGGTTTTTTATCACATGAGTCGTTTGGTACAACTTATCGTTATTTCAAGGTGATCAGTGAAGATGAGTATCGCAATGGCACGCTGAAAAATGTGGTGAAAAAGTACTTCGGTAACTCATACCTGAGTGTGGTCTCATCGCTGATCAAGGAGCAGGATCTCACTGTGACAGAGGTTAGAGAGTTGTTGGATGAAGTGGAGAAGTTGCACAATAAACAGTGA
- a CDS encoding SPFH domain-containing protein — protein sequence METKEFSFKGAKVNGFLMLFLMLLLLGVNAWLYTQPLWGIISGIVLSFVWLIMLAGFTKLEPNESVVMIFFGKYKGVLKDTGFFWVHPFMTKKKLSMRARNLNVNPIKVNDKVGNPVLIGLVLVWKLKDTYKAMFEIDAQTMASSKPAKEGVPTYSVSKQMDAFENFVSVQSDAALRQVAGQYAYDNNVVSDNELTLRSGGDEINEDLLKELNIRLDMAGIEIVEARINYLAYAPEIAAVMLRRQQAEAIISAREKIVEGAVTMVKMALDRIEDESIVELDSDKKAAMVSNLLVVLCADEAAQPVLNTGSLYQ from the coding sequence ATGGAGACAAAAGAGTTCAGTTTTAAAGGTGCTAAAGTGAATGGTTTTTTGATGTTGTTCCTAATGTTGTTGCTTTTAGGGGTGAATGCATGGTTGTATACCCAACCTCTCTGGGGTATCATTTCCGGTATTGTGTTGTCGTTCGTCTGGCTGATCATGCTGGCCGGTTTTACCAAACTGGAGCCGAATGAGTCTGTTGTCATGATCTTCTTTGGAAAGTACAAGGGGGTTTTGAAGGATACCGGTTTCTTCTGGGTGCATCCCTTTATGACCAAGAAGAAGCTTTCAATGCGGGCACGCAACCTGAACGTGAATCCAATCAAGGTAAACGACAAGGTGGGTAACCCGGTACTGATTGGCCTGGTACTGGTCTGGAAGTTGAAGGATACCTACAAGGCGATGTTCGAGATCGATGCACAAACCATGGCCTCCTCCAAACCGGCCAAGGAGGGAGTTCCGACCTATTCGGTGAGCAAACAGATGGATGCCTTTGAGAACTTCGTCTCTGTGCAGAGCGATGCAGCACTAAGACAGGTAGCAGGTCAGTATGCCTACGACAACAACGTGGTGTCGGACAACGAGCTCACCCTTCGTTCCGGTGGCGATGAGATCAATGAGGATCTGCTGAAGGAGCTGAACATCAGGCTCGACATGGCGGGCATCGAGATCGTGGAGGCACGCATTAATTATCTCGCCTATGCTCCCGAGATTGCTGCTGTGATGTTGCGGCGCCAGCAGGCGGAAGCGATCATTTCCGCCCGCGAGAAGATTGTGGAAGGAGCAGTGACAATGGTGAAGATGGCACTCGACCGAATCGAGGATGAGAGCATCGTGGAGCTCGACAGTGACAAGAAAGCTGCAATGGTGAGCAACCTCCTGGTGGTACTCTGTGCCGACGAAGCTGCACAGCCGGTACTGAACACAGGTTCGTTGTACCAATAA
- a CDS encoding Arc family DNA-binding protein, protein MPKKEKTTKNFALRLDADTMAALEKWAADEFRSVNGQIQWILDQALKKRGRVK, encoded by the coding sequence ATGCCTAAGAAGGAGAAAACAACAAAGAATTTTGCCCTGCGACTCGATGCAGATACCATGGCAGCCCTAGAGAAGTGGGCTGCCGATGAGTTCCGCAGCGTGAACGGACAGATTCAGTGGATACTGGATCAGGCGCTCAAGAAAAGAGGACGCGTGAAGTAA
- the secDF gene encoding protein translocase subunit SecDF produces the protein MQNQGFIKVFSLILTAICLFYLSFTVVGRQYNKKADQYANGDLSLKNQYLDSLSTEKVYLNYTLKQVREKEIGLGLDLKGGMNVVLEINAAQVLSSLANTDDPQFNQALSETIKENRRGSSADFISLFQQNYERINPEGRLANIYSVTMSERVSPTASNSEVISVLRSELASVADNSFNVLATRIDRFGVVAPNIQRLDRAERILVELPGITEPERVRNLLQGSANLEFWKTYNVNELGAFFNEMNARSAEYAMAKRSALPDTTATVAADSVALLEAETSALSQISEEEEEIQITRSFVEYFNEPYFAMSGVGGPMVGTVSKLDTAAVNFLLRRYKDVFPADVQFKWGFKPVDTRETYFQLFALKGDGSKRGPALEGDVVTNARADQGQQGSAWEVTMTMNAAGASRWSTITGAEVGKSIAILLDGYVYSAPTVNDRIDGGRSSITGNFTPQEAQDLENVLKSGKMQAGVRIVQEDVVGPSLGQEAIRDGYISFIIALIVLFIFTIMLYGFIPGMVINGALLLNFFFTLGALAAFQAVLTLPGIAGMILSLAMAVDANVLINERIKEELAAGKTLRRALEDGYKNAFSAILDSNLTTIITGIILALFGAGAIRGFAITLIIGIAASFITAVFITRLVYENRLAKGKWLNLTFNTGFSKAIFKEYSYDFIHNSKKILIVIAVFVVVSLISLFSLGMNVGIDFTGGRNYIVRFDQPVRTGDVQDALTPYFGESVRVITIGSSNQVRISTNHMIDVEGDNVEQELRGLLGEGLEEFITPGQEIDDHILSSQKVGPSIAEDMIRNAFLALTIALICMGLYILSRFRNWSFSLGTVAALAIDAFAVIGLYSLLWKVMPFSMEIDQTFVAAILTIVGYSINDKVVVFDRVREYMHLYPKRGLRELFNDSMNATLARTINTGLSTILVIICILFFGGDAVRSFVFAMLVGVVVGTVTSLFVASPVAFTIMRNQQQKKELEAKK, from the coding sequence ATGCAAAACCAAGGATTCATTAAAGTCTTCAGTTTGATCCTGACGGCAATCTGTTTGTTCTACCTCTCCTTCACCGTGGTGGGAAGGCAGTACAACAAGAAAGCGGATCAATACGCAAATGGAGACTTATCACTGAAGAATCAGTATCTTGATTCATTGTCTACTGAGAAAGTGTACCTGAACTACACACTGAAACAGGTGCGTGAGAAAGAGATCGGACTGGGTCTTGACCTCAAGGGCGGTATGAACGTGGTGCTCGAGATCAATGCCGCACAGGTGCTCAGCTCACTGGCCAACACCGACGACCCTCAGTTCAACCAGGCACTGTCGGAAACCATCAAGGAGAACCGTCGGGGCAGTTCAGCAGACTTTATCTCGCTTTTTCAGCAAAATTACGAACGAATCAACCCCGAAGGCAGGCTGGCCAACATTTACAGTGTCACCATGAGCGAACGGGTCAGTCCCACAGCCAGCAACAGCGAAGTCATTTCTGTATTACGCAGTGAACTTGCCAGTGTTGCCGACAACTCATTCAATGTATTGGCTACCCGTATCGACCGTTTCGGTGTCGTAGCTCCCAATATCCAGCGCCTCGACCGTGCCGAACGCATCCTGGTGGAACTCCCCGGCATTACAGAACCTGAGCGTGTGCGCAACCTTCTACAGGGAAGCGCCAACCTGGAGTTCTGGAAGACCTACAATGTCAATGAGCTGGGTGCATTCTTCAACGAGATGAATGCCCGTTCTGCTGAATATGCCATGGCCAAACGCTCAGCTCTTCCCGACACCACAGCTACAGTAGCTGCCGACTCGGTTGCACTCCTCGAAGCTGAGACAAGTGCACTTTCACAAATTTCTGAAGAAGAGGAAGAGATCCAAATCACCAGGAGTTTTGTGGAGTACTTCAACGAACCCTACTTCGCCATGAGCGGTGTGGGAGGCCCCATGGTGGGTACCGTATCCAAGCTCGATACCGCAGCGGTAAACTTCCTGTTGCGTCGCTACAAAGATGTTTTCCCAGCCGATGTGCAATTCAAGTGGGGATTCAAACCGGTTGATACCCGGGAGACCTATTTCCAGCTCTTTGCCCTCAAGGGTGATGGCAGCAAGCGTGGACCCGCCCTGGAAGGGGATGTGGTGACCAACGCACGTGCCGACCAGGGACAACAGGGATCGGCTTGGGAAGTAACCATGACGATGAACGCCGCCGGCGCCAGTCGCTGGTCTACCATCACCGGTGCAGAGGTGGGCAAGTCGATTGCCATCCTGCTCGACGGTTATGTCTACTCTGCACCCACAGTGAACGACCGTATTGACGGGGGACGATCTTCCATCACCGGTAACTTCACACCCCAGGAGGCACAGGACCTTGAGAACGTGCTCAAGTCGGGTAAGATGCAGGCAGGTGTCCGTATCGTACAGGAAGATGTGGTAGGTCCCTCACTGGGACAGGAAGCCATCCGTGATGGATACATCTCCTTCATCATCGCCCTGATCGTGCTCTTCATCTTCACCATCATGCTATACGGGTTCATCCCCGGCATGGTGATCAACGGAGCACTACTGCTCAACTTCTTCTTCACCCTGGGTGCACTGGCAGCCTTCCAGGCAGTGCTCACACTGCCCGGTATCGCCGGTATGATACTCTCGCTCGCCATGGCGGTCGACGCGAACGTACTGATCAATGAACGCATCAAGGAGGAGCTGGCAGCCGGCAAGACACTGCGCCGCGCACTGGAAGACGGATACAAGAATGCCTTCTCGGCGATCCTCGACTCCAACCTCACCACCATCATCACCGGTATCATCCTGGCACTCTTTGGAGCAGGCGCCATCCGAGGGTTTGCCATCACGCTGATCATCGGTATCGCAGCCTCCTTTATCACTGCTGTCTTCATCACCCGACTGGTTTATGAAAACCGCCTCGCGAAAGGTAAATGGCTGAACCTTACATTCAACACCGGATTCTCGAAGGCGATCTTCAAGGAATACAGTTACGACTTTATCCACAACAGCAAGAAGATCCTGATTGTGATTGCCGTCTTCGTGGTAGTCAGCCTGATCTCACTATTCTCCCTGGGGATGAATGTGGGTATCGACTTCACCGGCGGACGAAATTACATTGTTCGATTCGACCAACCGGTACGCACGGGCGATGTACAAGATGCACTTACCCCATACTTCGGTGAATCGGTACGAGTCATCACCATCGGCTCCAGCAACCAGGTACGCATCTCCACCAATCATATGATTGATGTGGAGGGTGACAACGTGGAGCAGGAGTTGCGGGGTCTTCTGGGTGAAGGACTTGAGGAATTCATCACACCGGGACAAGAGATAGACGACCATATTCTTAGCTCACAGAAGGTGGGTCCGAGCATTGCAGAGGATATGATCCGCAACGCCTTCCTGGCGCTCACCATTGCACTGATTTGTATGGGTCTCTACATCCTCTCCCGCTTCCGTAACTGGTCATTCTCACTGGGTACCGTGGCAGCCCTTGCCATTGATGCCTTCGCAGTGATAGGCCTCTACTCTCTTCTCTGGAAGGTGATGCCCTTCTCTATGGAAATAGACCAGACTTTCGTGGCAGCAATCCTCACCATCGTTGGTTATTCGATTAACGACAAGGTGGTGGTATTCGACCGTGTGCGCGAGTATATGCACCTTTACCCCAAACGGGGATTGAGGGAGCTCTTCAATGACTCAATGAACGCAACGTTGGCCCGTACCATCAACACCGGTCTTAGCACCATCCTGGTAATCATCTGCATTCTCTTCTTCGGTGGAGACGCAGTGAGAAGTTTCGTATTCGCCATGCTGGTGGGTGTGGTTGTGGGTACTGTTACCAGCTTGTTTGTTGCTTCACCGGTGGCCTTCACCATCATGCGCAACCAACAGCAGAAGAAAGAGCTGGAAGCAAAGAAATAA
- a CDS encoding M3 family metallopeptidase translates to MKKVLLITLASMTLLACNNQEKATEKGAIFLSEFDTPYGAPPFDQITVEDYVPAFEAGMAQQVEEIDAIVNNPDAPTFENTILALDNSGAVLDRVSSVFYGLEGTDTNEEMQQIKAEMSPKLTSHGDNISLNEKLFERIKTLYDNAGSLDLTPEQFRLLEQNYKSFVRSGIMLDEAGKERLREINKQLSALTIQFNNNVLAETNNYKLVIDNEADLAGLPQSVISAAAEAATTAGEEGKWVFTLHKPSWIPFLQYADNRDLREELYKAMYLRANNDNEFDNKNLINEIVNLRLERSKLLGFKNFAAYALEERMAKNEENVYKLLNDVWAYALPQAKKEAAELQAIADREGANIELASWDWWYYTEKLRQEKYNLNEEELRPYFKMENVREGVFMVANKLWGLNFKKLDNIPVYNPEVATYEVTDADGSHVALFYTDYFPRASKRAGAWMSSFRQQTTRDGEDIRPIIYNVGNFTKPLADTPSLLSLDDVETLFHEFGHALHGMLSKVTYQGLSGTSVARDFVELPSQIMEHWAFKPEVLKMYAKHYETGEVIPDELIEKIVAAGKFNMGFTTAEFVAAALLDMDYHTQTEEQTYDVNTFEEASMDKIGLIDQIIPRYKSTYYSHIFSSPEGYASGYYSYLWSEVLDADAFQAFAEKGIFDQETARLFREHVLSKGNTADPMELYKKFRGAEPDPVYLLKNRGFIE, encoded by the coding sequence ATGAAAAAAGTACTATTAATCACATTAGCAAGTATGACATTACTGGCATGTAACAACCAGGAAAAAGCCACCGAGAAAGGAGCCATCTTCCTGAGTGAGTTCGACACCCCCTATGGTGCACCCCCGTTTGACCAGATCACGGTTGAGGATTATGTCCCCGCCTTTGAAGCCGGCATGGCTCAACAGGTTGAGGAGATTGACGCTATTGTCAACAATCCCGATGCACCTACCTTCGAGAACACCATCCTGGCTCTCGACAACAGCGGAGCTGTGCTGGACAGGGTTTCGTCGGTCTTCTACGGCCTGGAAGGCACTGACACCAACGAGGAGATGCAGCAGATCAAGGCCGAGATGTCGCCCAAGCTTACATCCCACGGCGACAACATCAGTCTGAATGAAAAGTTATTCGAACGGATTAAAACACTCTACGATAATGCTGGCTCACTGGATCTCACCCCGGAGCAGTTCCGTCTGCTGGAGCAGAACTACAAGAGTTTCGTTCGGTCTGGCATCATGCTCGACGAAGCGGGTAAGGAACGGCTACGAGAGATCAACAAGCAGCTCTCCGCGCTCACCATCCAGTTCAACAACAACGTGCTGGCGGAGACAAACAACTACAAACTGGTAATCGACAACGAAGCAGACCTTGCCGGACTGCCCCAGAGCGTGATCAGCGCGGCGGCCGAAGCCGCAACCACTGCCGGCGAGGAAGGCAAATGGGTCTTCACGCTGCACAAACCCAGCTGGATCCCCTTCCTGCAATACGCCGACAACCGCGACCTGCGTGAAGAGCTTTACAAGGCAATGTACCTTCGTGCCAACAACGACAACGAGTTCGACAACAAGAACTTGATCAACGAAATCGTGAACCTGCGCTTGGAACGTTCCAAGCTTCTTGGTTTCAAAAACTTCGCTGCTTATGCACTGGAAGAGCGGATGGCCAAGAACGAGGAGAATGTCTACAAGCTGCTGAATGACGTATGGGCGTATGCCCTTCCCCAGGCCAAGAAAGAGGCAGCCGAGCTGCAGGCCATCGCCGATCGCGAAGGTGCCAACATAGAGCTGGCCTCATGGGACTGGTGGTACTACACCGAGAAGCTGCGTCAGGAGAAGTACAACCTGAATGAAGAGGAGCTGCGCCCCTACTTTAAGATGGAGAACGTGCGTGAAGGTGTCTTCATGGTCGCCAACAAGCTGTGGGGACTCAACTTCAAGAAACTGGACAACATCCCGGTTTACAATCCCGAGGTTGCGACCTATGAGGTGACCGATGCCGATGGTTCTCACGTTGCCCTCTTCTACACTGATTACTTCCCCCGTGCCAGCAAGCGTGCCGGTGCCTGGATGAGCAGCTTCCGCCAGCAGACCACCCGCGATGGAGAAGACATCCGCCCCATCATCTACAACGTGGGTAACTTCACCAAGCCACTGGCCGATACCCCCTCACTTCTCTCTTTAGATGACGTGGAGACCCTCTTCCATGAGTTTGGTCATGCCCTGCATGGCATGTTGTCGAAGGTGACCTATCAAGGTCTTTCAGGCACCAGCGTTGCGCGCGACTTCGTAGAACTCCCCTCGCAAATTATGGAGCACTGGGCTTTCAAGCCGGAAGTACTGAAGATGTATGCGAAGCATTACGAAACCGGCGAGGTGATACCCGACGAGCTGATCGAAAAGATCGTAGCTGCAGGCAAGTTCAACATGGGCTTCACTACTGCCGAATTCGTAGCAGCAGCGTTGCTCGACATGGATTACCACACCCAAACAGAAGAGCAGACATATGACGTGAACACCTTCGAAGAAGCATCCATGGATAAGATCGGACTGATCGACCAAATCATTCCCCGCTACAAGAGCACCTACTATTCCCATATCTTCAGCAGTCCGGAAGGATATGCATCCGGCTATTACAGCTATCTCTGGTCGGAAGTGCTGGACGCCGACGCTTTCCAGGCCTTCGCAGAGAAAGGGATCTTTGACCAGGAGACAGCTCGCCTCTTCCGTGAGCATGTACTCTCAAAAGGGAACACTGCTGATCCGATGGAGCTCTACAAGAAGTTCCGCGGTGCAGAACCAGATCCGGTTTACCTCTTAAAGAACAGAGGATTTATTGAATAA